In Leopardus geoffroyi isolate Oge1 chromosome D1, O.geoffroyi_Oge1_pat1.0, whole genome shotgun sequence, a single window of DNA contains:
- the DEPDC7 gene encoding DEP domain-containing protein 7, with translation MATVREKAAALNCSALHSPAQKPPGFSVAQKPFGATYVWSSIINTLQTQVEVKKRRHHLKRHNDCFVGSEAVDVIFSHLIQNKYFGDVDIPRGKVVRVCQALMDYKVFEAVPTKVFGKDKKPTFEDSSCSLYRFTTIPNQDSQLGKENKLCSPSRYSDALFKSSDSKSASLEDLWENLSLKPANYPHINMSTTLSPQVINEVWQEETIGRLLQLVDLPLLDSLLKQQEVVSKVPQPKRQPDLINNSNYLDRGILKAYSDSQEDEWLSAATDCLEYLPDQLVVDISRNFPEQPDRIDLVKELLFDAIGKYYSSREPLLNHLSDVHNGIAELLVNGKTEIALEATQLFLKLLDSQNREEFRRLLYFMAVAAHPSEFKLQKESDNRMVVKRIFSKAIVDNKNLSKGKTDLLVLFLMDHQKDVFKIPGTLHKIVSVKLMAIQKGRDPNRDTGYIYCQRIDQSDYSDYTQKTTKDELMNLLKTIDEDSKLSAKEKKKLLGQFYKCHPDIFIEYFGD, from the exons GTTTCAGCGTGGCCCAGAAACCATTCGGAGCCACCTATGTGTGGAGCAGCATTATAAACACTCTTCAAACACAGGTGGAGGTGAAAAAACGAAGACAccatttaaaaagacacaatgaCTGCTTTGTTGGTTCAGAAGCTGTGGATGTCATTTTTTCTCACCTaattcagaataaatattttggtgATGTAGATATTCCTCGGGGCAAAGTGGTAAGAGTGTGTCAAGCACTTATGGACTACAAAGTATTTGAAGCAGTTCCAACCAAAGtctttggaaaagacaaaaaacctACATTTGAAGATAGTAGTTGCAGCCTTTATAGATTCACAACCATACCTAACCAAGACAGTCAATTAGGCAAAGAGAATAAACTATGTTCACCTTCCAG gtaTTCAGATGCATTATTTAAGTCCTCTGATTCCAAATCGGCAAGTTTAGAGGATCTCTGGGAAAATCTGAGTTTAAAGCCTGCTAACTACCCTCACATAAACATGTCTACAACCTTGTCTCCACAAG TTATTAATGAAGTATGGCAAGAAGAAACAATTGGACGTCTGCTGCAGCTTGTAGACCTTCCACTTCTTGACTCTTTACTCAAACAGCAAGAGGTTGTATCTAAAGTTCCTCAGCCTAAGAGGCAACCTGACTTGATCAACAACAGTAACTATCTGGATCGAGGGATTCTCAAGGCTTATAGTGACTCTCA gGAAGATGAATGGCTCTCTGCAGCAACTGACTGCTTAGAATACCTTCCTGATCAGTTGGTGGTGGACATAAGCAGAAACTTTCCTGAGCAACCAGATAGGATAGACCTAGTGAAAGAACTTCTGTTTGATGCCATTGGCAAATATTACAGTAGTAGGGAACCTCTGTTAAATCATTTATCTGATGTTCATAATGGCATTGCAGAACTCTTAG TGAATGGGAAGACTGAAATAGCATTAGAAGCTACTCAGCTCTTTCTAAAGCTTTTGGATTCCCAAAATAGAGAAGAATTTAGAAGACTACTGTATTTCATGGCTGTTGCAGCACATCCTTCTGAATTTAAATTACAGAAAGAA agcgACAACCGAATGGTTGTGAAAAGGATATTCTCAAAAGCTATTGTTGACAATAAAAATTTATCCAAAGGCAAAACTGATCTTCTGGTACTCTTTTTAATGGATCAtcaaaaagatgtttttaag attccaggAACTCTACATAAAATTGTTAGTGTTAAGCTCATGGCCATTCAGAAAGGAAGAGATCCAAATAGAGATACAG GATATATATATTGCCAGAGAATTGATCAAAGTGATTATTCTGACTATACACAGAAGACAACTAAGGATGAACTAATGAATTTACTAAAAACTATTGATGAGGATTCAAAACTATCtgccaaagagaagaaaaaattgctAGGTCAGTTCTACAAGTGTCATCCAGACATCTTTATTGAGTATTTTGGAGACTGA